A genomic window from Sorex araneus isolate mSorAra2 chromosome 2, mSorAra2.pri, whole genome shotgun sequence includes:
- the LOC129402576 gene encoding 60S ribosomal protein L23a-like gives MAPKAKKEAPAPPKVEAKAKALKAKKAVLKGVHSQKKKKIRTSPTFRRPKTLRLRRQPKYPWKSAPRRNKLDHYAIIKFPLTTESAMKKIEDNNTLVFIVDVKANKHQIKQAVKKLYDIDVAKVNTLIRPDGEKKAYVRLAPDYDTLDVANKIGII, from the coding sequence ATGGCGCCGAAGGCCAAGAAggaagcccctgcccctcccaaagTTGAAGCCAAAGCCAAAGCTTTGAAGGCCAAGAAAGCAGTGCTAAAAGGCGTCcacagccagaaaaagaaaaagatccgcACATCACCCACCTTCCGAAGACCCAAGACCCTGCGGCTGAGAAGGCAACCCAAATACCCTTGGAAGAGCGCCCCCAGGAGAAACAAGCTTGACCATTATGCCATCATCAAGTTTCCTCTCACTACTGAGTCAGCCATGAAGAAGATAGAGGATAACAACACACTTGTGTTCATTGTGGATGTCAAGGCCAACAAGCACCAGATTAAACAGGCTGTGAAGAAGCTCTATGACATTGATGTAGCCAAGGTCAACACCCTGATTAGGCCTGATGGAGAGAAAAAGGCATATGTTCGGCTGGCTCCTGATTATGACACCTTGGATGTTGCCAACAAAATTGGGATCATCTAA